GTTTAATCCATAGATTTTAGTTTTTCTAATGAAATAAAATGATCTTCCATCCCTATACCTTTTTTATTGGTGCCTATTATAGTAAAGTCAGAATAATTTATTAATTTAATAAATTTATTTTTATAATTTTTAGGAAGAGGCATCTGTAATGAATGGATGGTTTTTGATACTATGAGATCTAAATCATCCTGCGCATCCTTATATGAGAATTCGGTGGATGTTGAACTCTGCTTATTTTGATTTAGAGAAATAGATTCGAAATCTATGTTTTGGATAGGGATATTGCCGCTTTTTCTTGAAACAAATCCTCTAGAGAATTGTGCACCATCTAATTCAATATATGTGAGCAACATGGCCATATCTCGGAATTGAATTGAAATCCTGCTAAGACAAGTTATCTTGTCAATATATCTCTTGCCCCATGAATGCTCCCGTTGTCCAAAGCAGTTGATCTTTTTTTCAAGTCCTTTATCCTTTCCATCAATTATTGTTGCTGTACCCGTAATCTTACATCTTTGCTCATATTGCTCCCAGAGTTGAATCTCTTTCAATAGTTTTTGATCGGAGGGGCTATTGGCCCGTTGCGGAGTGAAAAAATATATTGGAAATATGCCTGATATATTAAATTTGGACTTTATATAGTCATTATTCAGACTCAATTCAAAGTTATCAAAGGGTGTTAGTATTTCATATACATAATTATTGCCATCCGCTATCTTCTTCTTGCGCCCATTCTCATCAAATTTTATTTGATTGTTGTATTCAAATTTGTTGCCATTTATAAGCAACAGCCATGTAAATTCTATTATATTTTTACTAAACCTATAATCTATATCAGCGAAACCAAAGAATTTATTCTTCTTGTCAATAAAATTAATAGTGAATGATTCTATCCAATCTTTACCCCTCTTATACTCGTGTATATATTCGTCTTTCTCTTGTATCATCAAATAGTATCTCCTGGTTTAAATATATTGAATTACTTGAAGGTAATATGGCAATTGTGATTATCTGATTAGGTCAGATAAATTTATATTGCATTGATTTTTTTAGTAAAAGTGGATTATTTTTTTCAATTTTGACCTCATAGTATATGTTCCTAATAAATTCATCAATTATTTTTGTTATGGTTGCTGATATTTTTGTAACAATTTTGTATATTAGGTTTAATTTATTAGTGTATAATTACTGCTATTAAGGATGAAGGTGCTTATTTGACTCTGATGGCCGCTACTCTTGGATGGATAGCATAATCATTAAAGATATCAATGGAAAGGTTTCTCCTTTCACATAAATCCTTGATATAGTCTTTAAAATTTGGATTAATCTCTATTAGCAGCAACCCATTGATATGTAAATAGTTCTCAAAGCCTGAGATAATTCTTCTGATAACCTCTTTACCACCTTTATGCGCAAAGAGGGCAATCTCAGGTTCGAATGATATCTCTTTTTGTAGATTTTTTCTTTCTTTAATATCTAAATATGGTGGATTTGTGACAATTATATCAAATCTTTTATTCAGTAATGACTGAAATAGATCACTTTGTATGCAATTGATTGAATCATTATTCAATATTCTTTCGGCATTTTTCGATGCAACGATCAATGCTGCTTGGGATATGTCGGAGGCTGTAACATCTACATCTGGTCTGTTATGTTTGATGGCTATTGCAATTGCGCCTGATCCAGTTCCAATATCCAGAATCTTAGCATCCTTTTTCGCGTAGTATATTACAAGGTCTACCAGTAACTCTGTCTCAGGACGAGGAATCAGAACATCCCTGTTTATTTGAAAATTAAGTGAATAAAATTCTTTGTAACCTATTAAATAGGCTACAGGCTCTCCCCTTAGTCTTCTCTGCACCAATTCTGTAATTATTGTATTCTCTGTCTCAGATATATTTTTTTCTCTCTCTGTAATTAGTCTAAATCTCTCAATTTTTAGCACGTGGGATAGGATTACTTCAGCATCTAATCCTGGATTTTCAATATCAAGGCTTTGGAATTGTAAAATTATCCCTTTAATCACATCTGAAAGGATCATTGCATATCATGTTGATTCTCTTCATATGATGGATGAACATTGATAATAGTAACATTACTGCTTTGAAGTGAGTTGTCGCTCTGAATCATTTTTTTTTAATTTTGTAATAAACTCATTAAGGTCCCCTCGAAGAACTGAGTCAAGAGAATAGAGGGTAAGCCCTATTCTGTGATCTGTTACCCTTGATTGAGAGAAGTTGTAGGTTCTAATCTTTTCACTTCTATCTCCTGAGCCAACCTGGGATCGCCGTATTACTGCTTCCTTTTCCATCCTCTCCATCTCAGTCCTTTCATGAAGCCTTGCCCTTAAAACCCTCATTGCCTTACTCCTGTTCTTGTGTTGAGATTTCTCATCCTGGCATGTGACGACTATCCCACTGGGAATATGGGTTATCCTTACTGCTGAATCAGTGGTGTTGACTGATTGTCCACCATGACCTGAGGAACGATAAACATCAACACGTAAATCATCAGGATTTATTTCAATCTCGCTTTCCTCTACCTCTGGCAGAACTGCTATAGTAACCGCAGAGGTATGAACCCTTCCGCTGGATTCTGTGGCAGGTATCCGTTGAACCCTGTGTACACCCGATTCATATTTTAGGTTGCCATAAACCTCAGACCCACTAATAGAAAATATGACTTCCTTGTAGCCATCTATCCCTGTGGGATTTGAATAGATAAAATCGAGTTTCCAACCCTTTGAATCTGCGAAGCGGCAGTACATCCTGAAGAGATCTGATGCGAAAAGGGCCGCTTCATCGCCCCCGGTTCCAGCGCGAATTTCCATTATTACATCCTTATCAGAATCTGGATCCCTTGGGATGAGCAATAAAGT
This region of Spirochaetota bacterium genomic DNA includes:
- the prmC gene encoding peptide chain release factor N(5)-glutamine methyltransferase; this translates as MILSDVIKGIILQFQSLDIENPGLDAEVILSHVLKIERFRLITEREKNISETENTIITELVQRRLRGEPVAYLIGYKEFYSLNFQINRDVLIPRPETELLVDLVIYYAKKDAKILDIGTGSGAIAIAIKHNRPDVDVTASDISQAALIVASKNAERILNNDSINCIQSDLFQSLLNKRFDIIVTNPPYLDIKERKNLQKEISFEPEIALFAHKGGKEVIRRIISGFENYLHINGLLLIEINPNFKDYIKDLCERRNLSIDIFNDYAIHPRVAAIRVK
- the prfA gene encoding peptide chain release factor 1, whose translation is MVERLEELQRRLKDLEIEMVDPEVISDQNKYKILSKEYSSITPIIQKYEDFKIQNMELTDTKKLLKEENDNEMKDFLSSEIEEIENRIEVLEEELTLLLIPRDPDSDKDVIMEIRAGTGGDEAALFASDLFRMYCRFADSKGWKLDFIYSNPTGIDGYKEVIFSISGSEVYGNLKYESGVHRVQRIPATESSGRVHTSAVTIAVLPEVEESEIEINPDDLRVDVYRSSGHGGQSVNTTDSAVRITHIPSGIVVTCQDEKSQHKNRSKAMRVLRARLHERTEMERMEKEAVIRRSQVGSGDRSEKIRTYNFSQSRVTDHRIGLTLYSLDSVLRGDLNEFITKLKKNDSERQLTSKQ